From the Lysobacterales bacterium genome, one window contains:
- a CDS encoding diguanylate cyclase produces MESLLEKMLGVLLENAGAEMGAIVLADDEDDELVVEVMGRLSGGRLIECRRIGRRLADTRKDHDPLLPSGLIEYVQLSRSALVVKDPASDERFGQSRYLDDHRPKSVLCLPVVTQGKLVAVIYLENNLMENAFTGKHLKTLELLSAQAAISLVNAHLYESLERKVQARTEELRQMTMKDGLTGIANRRSFDERLGVEWQRSLRNGQPLTLMMLDIDHFKLFNDHYGHHEGDGCIRAVAQSLKHTANRSSDLVARYGGEEFAILLPETDAASAAQLAETCLAAIAALGLPHPVSPVGANVSISIGICTLVVAAESTTESLITRADQALYQAKRSGRNRYCQV; encoded by the coding sequence TTGGAGTCGCTACTCGAAAAGATGCTCGGCGTGTTGCTCGAAAATGCAGGCGCGGAGATGGGCGCGATTGTCCTCGCCGATGACGAGGATGACGAACTGGTGGTGGAAGTCATGGGCCGGCTGAGTGGCGGTCGATTGATCGAGTGCCGTCGCATCGGCCGCCGCCTGGCCGACACCCGCAAGGACCATGATCCATTGCTGCCGAGCGGTCTGATCGAGTACGTGCAGTTGTCGCGCAGTGCGCTGGTGGTGAAGGATCCGGCGTCCGACGAGCGCTTCGGACAGAGTCGCTATCTCGACGACCATCGCCCGAAGTCGGTGCTGTGCCTTCCCGTGGTGACGCAGGGCAAGCTGGTCGCGGTGATCTACCTGGAAAACAACCTGATGGAGAACGCCTTCACCGGCAAGCACCTGAAGACGCTGGAGCTGCTCAGCGCGCAGGCCGCGATTTCGCTGGTGAATGCGCACTTGTACGAGAGTCTCGAACGCAAGGTGCAGGCGCGTACCGAGGAATTGCGGCAGATGACGATGAAGGACGGACTCACCGGCATCGCCAACCGGCGCAGCTTCGACGAACGGCTCGGCGTCGAGTGGCAGCGCAGCCTGCGCAACGGCCAGCCGTTGACCCTGATGATGCTGGACATCGATCACTTCAAGCTGTTCAACGACCACTACGGCCATCACGAAGGGGACGGCTGCATCCGTGCGGTCGCGCAGTCGCTGAAGCACACGGCCAATCGCAGCAGCGATCTGGTCGCGCGTTATGGCGGCGAGGAATTCGCGATCCTGTTGCCGGAAACCGATGCCGCATCCGCGGCACAATTGGCCGAGACCTGCCTGGCCGCGATCGCGGCGCTCGGTCTGCCCCATCCGGTGTCGCCGGTAGGGGCCAACGTCAGCATCAGCATCGGCATCTGCACCT